In Raphanus sativus cultivar WK10039 chromosome 5, ASM80110v3, whole genome shotgun sequence, the following proteins share a genomic window:
- the LOC108856798 gene encoding G-type lectin S-receptor-like serine/threonine-protein kinase At1g11330 encodes MVILLNRRCFLVLILFATFSCFFLKLCFGEDRITFTTPIKDSETLLSNNGIFRFGFFTPVNSTGHLRYVGIWYAKVPVQTVVWVANKDTPINDSSGVVSISDDGNLVVTNGRNHLLWSTNVALPVAPNAAWVQLTDNGNLRLQENRNKGEILWESFEHPYNSFLAAMTIGKSNRTGENLKVTSWKSYTDPSAGNYTAGISLSPFRELMIWRSNVTIWRSGPWNGQIFVGLEDEVALLFLDGYNIISDDNEGTFTVSYATDSPMYHMNLDPDGVLYIRSWSTTTRAWEIGTTIPTTACDAYGTCGPFASCSSKEVPICNCVEGFVPRNKTERSGGSWSSECLRSIPLQCRVSTGGGGKGDVFSKMQKMKVPANAEQSVATEKDCPNVCLDNCSCTAYAYDQGIGCMLWSGDLVDMQSSLRSGIDLFIRLAPELETHGRPLETHSKRAIMITASVLGVAFVAVLCILLACRKFKKRSGLAAPEKDTSAELMFKRMEALTSDKKSASNQVKLKDLPLFEFKVLATSTDNFSLINKLGQGGFGPVYKGMLPEGQEIAVKRLSRASGQGLEELMNEVVVISKLQHRNLVKLLGCCIEGEERLLVYEYMPKKSLDAYLFDPSKQNILNWKTRFNIMEGICRGLMYLHRDSRLKIIHRDLKASNILLDDNLNPKISDFGLARVFQVNEDEANTRRVVGTYGYMSPEYAMEGLFSEKSDVFSLGVIFLEIISGRRNSHKEENDLNLLAYTWKLWNEDEAVSLADPTVLDESFVKEITKCVQIGLLCVQEVANDRPSVSTVIWMLTTEITNLPKPKHPAFIARRGDYEAECSDQSSQKVSINDVSLTTVTGR; translated from the exons ATGGTGATTTTACTCAACAGACGTTGTTTTCTTGTTCTAATTCTATTTGCAACATTCTCTTGCTTCTTTCTGAAGCTCTGTTTCGGCGAGGACAGGATCACGTTCACGACTCCGATCAAAGACTCAGAGACACTTCTCAGCAACAATGGTATTTTCAGGTTCGGTTTCTTCACTCCTGTAAACTCCACTGGTCATTTACGTTATGTTGGTATCTGGTACGCTAAGGTTCCAGTTCAAACCGTTGTTTGGGTTGCTAACAAAGACACTCCTATCAACGACTCTTCCGGTGTTGTTTCCATCTCTGACGATGGAAACCTCGTGGTCACAAATGGTCGAAACCACCTTCTGTGGTCGACCAACGTAGCCCTACCAGTGGCTCCAAATGCTGCATGGGTTCAGCTAACGGACAATGGGAATCTTAGGCTGCAAGAAAACAGAAACAAGGGTGAGATTCTGTGGGAGAGTTTCGAGCATCCTTACAATTCTTTCTTGGCAGCAATGACCATTGGGAAAAGCAACAGAACCGGAGAGAATCTAAAGGTTACTTCATGGAAAAGCTACACAGATCCTTCAGCAGGGAACTACACAGCCGGTATCTCTCTTTCCCCGTTTCGTGAGCTTATGATCTGGAGAAGCAATGTCACAATCTGGCGTAGCGGACCATGGAACGGTCAGATATTCGTCGGCTTAGAGGATGAGGTAGCTCTTCTGTTTCTTGATGGGTATAATATTATCAGTGATGATAATGAAGGAACATTTACAGTGTCATATGCTACTGATTCTCCCATGTACCACATGAACTTGGATCCTGATGGAGTTCTATATATAAGAAGTTGGAGTACTACTACGAGAGCTTGGGAGATCGGTACCACTATTCCAACGACAGCCTGTGATGCATACGGTACATGCGGTCCATTCGCGAGCTGCAGTTCAAAGGAAGTTCCGATATGTAATTGCGTTGAAGGGTTTGTGCCGAGGAATAAAACAGAGAGGAGTGGAGGGAGCTGGAGTAGTGAATGCTTAAGAAGTATTCCACTGCAGTGCCGTGTAAGTACTGGTGGTGGAGGAAAAGGAGATGTATTTTCTAAAATGCAGAAGATGAAAGTACCAGCCAATGCGGAACAGTCTGTAGCTACTGAGAAGGATTGTCCTAACGTTTGTTTAGATAACTGTTCTTGCACTGCTTATGCATATGATCAAGGAATAGGATGCATGCTTTGGAGTGGTGACTTGGTTGATATGCAATCATCTTTGAGGAGTGGTATTGATCTTTTTATTCGTCTTGCGCCCGAACTCG AAACACATGGTAGGCCTTTAGAAACACATAGTAAGCGAGCAATTATGATCACAGCATCCGTGCTAGGCGTTGCGTTTGTTGCTGTGCTCTGCATTCTTTTGGCATGCCGTAAATTCAAAAAGCGTTCAG GCTTAGCAGCACCAGAGAAAGATACAAGTGCAGAGCTAATGTTTAAAAGAATGGAAGCACTTACAAGTGATAAAAAGTCTGCTTCTAACCAAGTCAAGCTCAAAGATCTTCCTCTTTTTGAGTTTAAAGTGTTAGCTACATCAACCGATAACTTCTCTCTCATAAACAAGCTCGGGCAAGGCGGATTTGGTCCTGTTTACAAG GGGATGTTGCCTGAAGGGCAAGAAATTGCAGTGAAGAGGCTCTCACGGGCGTCAGGACAAGGGCTAGAGGAACTTATGAACGAAGTGGTTGTGATTTCCAAGTTGCAGCATCGAAATCTGGTAAAGTTACTTGGCTGTTGTATTGAAGGTGAAGAAAGGTTGCTAGTATATGAATACATGCCAAAGAAAAGCTTGGATGCCTATCTATTTG ACCCATCTAAGCAAAATATTCTTAATTGGAAGACTCGTTTCAACATAATGGAAGGAATATGCAGAGGTCTTATGTACCTTCACAGAGATTCAAGACTAAAGATCATACATAGAGATCTAAAAGCTAGCAACATTTTGTTAGATGACAATCTGAATCCCAAGATATCTGATTTCGGACTTGCAAGAGTTTTTCAAGTGAATGAAGATGAAGCTAACACAAGAAGGGTTGTTGGAACTTA CGGCTATATGTCACCGGAATATGCAATGGAAGgtttattttcagaaaaatcAGACGTTTTCAGCTTGGGGGTTATATTTCTAGAGATCATAAGTGGGAGAAGAAACTCTCACAAGGAAGAAAATGATCTAAACCTTTTAGCTTAT ACGTGGAAGCTGTGGAATGAGGATGAGGCTGTTTCTTTAGCAGATCCAACAGTTCTGGATGAGTCTTTTGTGAAGGAGATAACGAAATGTGTTCAGATTGGATTGTTATGTGTGCAAGAAGTTGCAAACGATAGACCAAGTGTTTCAACAGTGATCTGGATGCTAACTACCGAGATCACGAACCTCCCTAAGCCGAAGCATCCTGCATTTATAGCAAGGAGAGGAGATTACGAGGCTGAATGTTCTGACCAGAGTAGTCAGAAGGTCTCTATCAATGATGTGAGCCTCACAACTGTAACAGGACGTTAA
- the LOC108856317 gene encoding uncharacterized protein LOC108856317 yields the protein MSRFFIYRLVGKQTQSLFSNHIETRSQWGTFRTSALRSPHFRVHSSSARIPTNVYSTTRNVVTHHAQVAWKRLLLHRKYSMRQWNLPRINTIAQAFCLSLSLRSHLLIPGIAAVTCGKLALAQQKKRPPPLDPYPSHKSLYTRAKNGPIFLTSLLLSLIEFFILIGRAFYISCLFTPSILMGLVVELCGPRFRKVWLEMVHRTLERAGPAFIKWGQWAATRPDLFPKDLCAQLSKLHSDAPKHSFAYTKKTIEKAFGRKLSEIFEEFEEAPLASGSIAQVHRASLRFQYPGQKSKSSLVAVKVRHPGVGESIRRDFVIINFVARVSTLVPALKWLRLDESVQQFGVFMLSQVDLAREASHLSRFIYNFRRWKDVSFPKPVYPLVHPAVLVETYEHGESVAGYVDGMEGHEWIKTRLAHIGTHALLKMLLVDNFIHADMHPGNILVRKKVSRGVFKTKKPHIVFLDVGMTAELSKNDRENLLDFFKAVALRDGRTAAERTLKLSRKQNCPNPEAFIEEVEEAFKFWGTPEGDLVHPADCMHELLEKVRRHRVNIDGNVCTVMVTTLVLEGWQRKLDPGYDVMHTLQTMVLKTDWAKSLSYTVDGLMAP from the exons ATGTCAAG ATTTTTCATCTATAGACTCGTTGGAAAACAAACTCAATCTCTTTTCTCTAACCACATAGAGACAAGATCCCAATGGGGAACCTTTAGAACTAGTGCTCTAAGGTCTCCTCACTTCAGAGTTCACTCTTCCTCCGCTAGGATTCCCACTAATGTTTATTCTACTACCAGAAATGTAGTTACTCATCATGCTCAGGTTGCTTGGAAAAGGCTTCTTCTTCACCGCAAGTACTCCATGCGCCAATGGAACTTACCTCGTATCAACACCATAGCTCAAGCCTTCtgcttgtctctctctctccgttcACACCTCTTAATCCCCGGCATCGCCGCCGTCACCTGCGGAAAGCTAGCGTTGGCGCAGCAGAAGAAGAGACCTCCTCCCTTAGATCCCTACCCTTCGCATAAATCACTCTACACAAGAGCAAAGAACGGTCCCATCTTTCTAACCTCGCTGCTGCTTTCCCTTATAGAGTTCTTCATCTTGATCGGGAGAGCTTTCTATATCTCTTGTCTGTTCACTCCAAGTATCTTGATGGGTCTGGTTGTTGAACTATGCGGGCCTCGGTTTAGGAAAGTGTGGCTCGAGATGGTCCATCGAACTCTCGAAAGAGCAGGTCCCGCTTTCATCAAATGGGGTCAGTGGGCGGCCACCAGACCAGACCTCTTCCCCAAGGATCTTTGCGCGCAGCTCTCTAAGCTTCACAGCGATGCACCTAAGCATAGCTTTGCCTACACTAAAAAGACTATAGAGAAGGCCTTTGGCCGTAAGCTCTCCGAGATATTCGAGGAGTTTGAAGAGGCCCCCCTGGCGTCAGGGAGCATTGCTCAGGTCCACAGAGCTTCTCTGAGGTTTCAGTATCCAGGACAAAAGTCGAAGTCTTCTTTGGTTGCTGTTAAAGTTAGGCATCCCGGCGTTGGTGAATCCATCAGGAGAGATTTTGTGATCATCAATTTCGTGGCGAGGGTATCGACTTTAGTTCCGGCTTTGAAATGGTTGAGGTTGGACGAGAGCGTGCAGCAGTTTGGTGTATTCATGTTGTCTCAAGTGGATTTGGCGAGGGAAGCTTCTCATTTGAGTAGGTTCATATACAACTTCAGGAGATGGAAAGATGTATCTTTCCCTAAACCTGTGTATCCGCTTGTGCACCCTGCTGTTTTGGTGGAGACGTATGAGCATGGAGAGAGTGTGGCGGGTTATGTTGATGGCATGGAAGGACATGAATGGATCAAGACTAGATTGGCTCACATCGGGACTCATGCTCTCTTGAAGATGCTCCTGGTTGATAACTTTATTCACGCTGACATGCATCCTGGGAACATCCTCGTCCGGAAGAAGGTTTCACGTGGAGTGTTCAAAACAAAGAAGCCACACATTGTTTTCCTTGATGTTGGAATGACTGCGGAGCTCTCAAAGAACGACAGAGAGAATTTGCTTGATTTTTTCAAGGCGGTTGCGCTTAGGGATGGCCGGACTGCTGCTGAGAGAACGCTCAAGTTGTCAAGAAAGCAAAACTGTCCCAATCCAGAGGCTTTTATTGAG GAAGTAGAAGAAGCATTCAAATTCTGGGGAACCCCTGAGGGAGATTTAGTGCATCCTGCAGATTGCATGCACGAGTTACTTGAGAAAGTGAGACGTCATAGAGTTAATATTGACGGGAATGTGTGCACCGTGATGGTCACAACATTAGTTCTCGAG GGTTGGCAACGGAAACTTGATCCAGGGTACGATGTGATGCACACGCTGCAAACAATGGTGCTGAAAACCGACTGGGCTAAGTCTCTTTCTTACACGGTGGATGGTCTGATGGCACCGTAG
- the LOC108856191 gene encoding putative pentatricopeptide repeat-containing protein At1g13800: MGLVPICLFSHMRGGLIRSARRCYGVPALRRPTSISHSEQVEKEGSKLKVNKALGINEIGVLQVLTSLKDRPYRALSFLKRIEGNRDLLCVQAYATVIRTLCNCSSCRLDQKLDQLLMELIKKGDEARGFSVRDLLNAIEEEEGEGEGEGEGEGEEEEEGSSSLMLSRLYGSLVKAYANLNMFGQAIDIYCYSLPCTRSLNFIITRLNACGEHDMALSIFRKYGSVAGDADDTRVLVVQAYRKVVVRLCHEMKMDEAEELVDDMEKKKRGIGQDVCVYSAIIEAHRKTMNFPRALQFFNDVVVGKGERKMKINRVIASSILECCCHMGKFEEAYDLFKQFRDLNVSLDRVCYNVAFDALVKLGQMQEAIELFRGMTRKGISPDVVNYTTLIGGCCAHGKVDQALDLVMEMEKNGITPDIVTYNVLAGGIARNGDLTSVNRTLELMESRGLKPTNLTHNMVIQGLVVADKTEEADAYYKGLEHDRGSYDATFIKAYCKTGRLDEAFERFNKLNFPLPKNVYFILFSSLCASQGHHIYKAQLVLNRMYKLGVEPGKSMHGIMIGAWCRVRNVVNARRNFKVLLNSREITPDKYTYTTMINNYCLMERFDEACVFFKDMKKRRVVPDLATYTVFEDHSPIHDIMREMKARNFEPDLHYYTFLIHKECEKGGVENAEYIFRHMVENGVEPDDVAYAALINCYCKNGCEDKAQKLIHEMMVGKGMTPFESCMVTYALLKQKMVENGMMTPFKACEDLYALIHEMLEKGMRPSKACVDLYVMLKQKMVQNLMITPAKACEDLYPLMQEMMEKGMKPPEPCMDLYVRIKQESVETKRMTPSKACEDLYLLIQEMLEKGMTPPVDCKVLFVKLIGEMMDDVVKPPEACKYLYVIFIQEMVENGMLAEKACKEVYVTLFKEMMVEYEMRPPEACGDLYVEFFGEMVEMGERTPKAYMDLYVKLTQGTVENGMT; encoded by the coding sequence ATGGGTTTGGTTCCGATTTGCCTATTTTCACACATGAGAGGAGGACTAATTCGAAGCGCGCGGCGATGTTATGGGGTTCCTGCACTTCGCCGGCCGACATCAATCTCACACTCTGAGCAAGTCGAGAAAGAAGGAAGTAAGTTGAAGGTTAATAAAGCATTGGGAATAAACGAAATTGGGGTTTTGCAAGTACTGACTAGTTTGAAGGATCGTCCTTACCGTGCTTTATCGTTTCTGAAACGAATTGAAGGAAACAGAGATTTGCTTTGTGTCCAAGCTTATGCCACTGTTATCAGAACCCTGTGCAATTGTAGTAGCTGTCGTTTAGATCAGAAGCTGGATCAGTTGCTCATGGAACTTATTAAGAAAGGAGATGAAGCACGTGGTTTTAGCGTGAGGGATTTGTTGAATGcaattgaagaagaagagggagaaggagaaggagaaggagaaggagaaggagaagaagaagaagagggttCATCATCGCTGATGTTGAGCAGGCTCTATGGTTCATTGGTTAAAGCTTATGCTAATCTCAACATGTTCGGCCAAGCTATCGATATTTATTGTTATTCCTTACCATGTACGCGTTCGTTGAATTTCATCATTACCCGTCTGAACGCTTGTGGGGAACACGATATGGCTCTGTCTATCTTCCGTAAATACGGTTCGGTTGCGGGTGATGCGGATGATACTCGCGTGCTGGTGGTCCAGGCATACCGCAAAGTGGTCGTTCGTTTGTGTCACGAGATGAAAATGGACGAGGCTGAAGAGCTTGTCGACGacatggagaagaagaaacgcGGGATTGGTCAGGACGTGTGTGTTTACTCCGCCATCATCGAAGCACATCGCAAGACCATGAACTTCCCTAGAGCTTTGCAGTTTTTCAACGACGTTGTGGTGGGGAAAGGTGAGAGAAAAATGAAGATAAACCGTGTGATCGCGAGCTCCATCCTCGAGTGCTGCTGTCACATGGGCAAGTTCGAAGAAGCTTACGATCTCTTCAAGCAGTTTCGTGACTTGAACGTTTCGCTCGACAGGGTTTGCTACAACGTGGCGTTCGATGCTTTGGTGAAGCTTGGTCAAATGCAAGAGGCTATTGAGTTGTTCAGAGGAATGACGCGTAAAGGGATATCTCCTGACGTCGTCAACTACACGACTCTGATTGGTGGTTGCTGTGCGCACGGCAAAGTCGACCAAGCGCTTGATCTGGTTATGGAAATGGAAAAAAATGGTATAACGCCTGATATCGTCACGTACAACGTGCTCGCCGGTGGGATAGCTAGGAACGGCGATTTAACGAGCGTAAACAGAACGCTAGAACTGATGGAAAGCCGAGGTTTAAAGCCCACTAACCTCACACACAACATGGTCATCCAAGGCCTGGTTGTTGCAGACAAAACAGAGGAGGCTGATGCTTACTACAAGGGTTTGGAACATGATAGGGGATCATATGACGCAACTTTCATAAAAGCTTATTGTAAAACTGGTCGTCTGGATGAGGCCTTTGAACGATTCAATAAGCTGAACTTCCCTCTTCCCAAGAATGTCTACTTCATACTATTCAGTAGCCTTTGCGCCAGTCAGGGTCATCACATCTACAAAGCTCAGTTAGTACTGAACAGAATGTACAAACTTGGAGTTGAGCCTGGGAAGAGCATGCATGGGATCATGATCGGAGCTTGGTGCCGAGTTAGGAATGTTGTAAATGCACGGAGGAACTTCAAAGTTTTACTTAATTCTAGAGAGATTACCCCTGATAAGTACACTTACACAACCATGATCAACAACTACTGCCTGATGGAGCGATTTGACGAAGcctgtgttttttttaaagacatGAAAAAGAGAAGAGTGGTTCCTGATTTGGCAACGTACACAGTTTTCGAAGACCATAGTCCGATACATGATATCATGAGAGAAATGAAAGCCCGTAACTTCGAACCAGACCTTCACTACTACACGTTTTTGATTCATAAGGAGTGCGAGAAGGGGGGCGTTGAAAATGCGGAATATATCTTTCGTCACATGGTTGAAAACGGGGTGGAGCCTGATGATGTGGCCTACGCAGCGCTAATAAATTGTTATTGCAAGAATGGATGTGAAGATAAGGCGCAGAAACTTATTCATGAGATGATGGTGGGAAAGGGGATGACGCCATTTGAATCTTGCATGGTTACATATGCTCTACTTAAGCAAAAGATGGTGGAAAATGGGATGATGACGCCATTTAAAGCTTGTGAGGATCTTTATGCACTTATTCATGAGATGTTGGAAAAGGGGATGAGGCCATCTAAAGCTTGCGTGGATCTCTATGTTATGCTTAAACAAAAGATGGTGCAGAATTTGATGATAACGCCAGCTAAAGCTTGCGAGGATCTTTATCCACTTATGCAAGAGATGATGGAAAAGGGAATGAAGCCACCTGAGCCTTGCATGGATCTCTACGTTAGGATTAAACAAGAATCGGTGGAAACTAAGAGGATGACGCCATCTAAAGCTTGCGAGGATTTATATCTACTTATTCAAGAGATGTTGGAAAAGGGGATGACGCCACCTGTAGATTGCAAAGTGCTATTTGTTAAACTTATTGGAGAGATGATGGATGATGTGGTGAAGCCACCTGAAGCTTGCAAATATCTCTATGTTATATTTATTCAAGAGATGGTGGAGAATGGGATGCTGGCAGAGAAGGCTTGCAAAGAGGTATATGTTACACTTTTTAAAGAGATGATGGTGGAATATGAGATGAGGCCACCTGAAGCCTGCGGAGATCTTTATGTTGAATTTTTTGGTGAGATGGTGGAAATGGGGGAGAGGACACCTAAAGCTTACATGGATCTATATGTAAAACTCACTCAAGGGACGGTGGAAAATGGGATGACGTAG